A genomic region of Streptosporangium lutulentum contains the following coding sequences:
- a CDS encoding ABC transporter permease, giving the protein MTTLTATMPAGAKRVTPLATLRQTMTLAWRSLVQIKHNPWELLDLSIQPIMFLLLFTYVFGGAISGSTGDYLQFALPGLLVQNALFYTLSTAIGLNTDITKGVFDRLRSLPIARTAPLSGRIIADTVKQVWAFVLLVVFGMVLGFRVTTSVLGALGALALLVVVSLAMSWMSVLIGLKASSPEKVQMISFSTMMPLTFTSSALVPSDTFPGWLRTWSDINPVTHLADAIRGLLIGGEVAGSTLVSLLWAAGFAVVFAPLAILAFRSRV; this is encoded by the coding sequence ATGACGACGCTGACGGCGACGATGCCCGCCGGAGCCAAGCGCGTCACGCCGCTGGCCACGCTGCGGCAGACCATGACGCTCGCCTGGCGGAGTCTGGTCCAGATCAAGCACAACCCGTGGGAGCTGCTCGACCTGAGCATCCAGCCCATCATGTTCCTGCTGCTGTTCACCTACGTGTTCGGCGGCGCGATCTCCGGCTCGACGGGCGATTACCTGCAGTTCGCCCTGCCCGGCCTTCTGGTGCAGAACGCGCTTTTCTACACCCTGTCCACGGCGATCGGCCTGAACACCGACATCACCAAGGGGGTCTTCGACCGGCTTCGCAGCCTGCCCATCGCCCGCACCGCCCCGCTGTCCGGACGGATCATCGCCGACACCGTCAAGCAGGTGTGGGCGTTCGTCCTGCTGGTCGTGTTCGGCATGGTCCTCGGTTTCCGTGTCACGACGAGCGTGCTGGGCGCCCTGGGGGCACTGGCGCTGCTGGTGGTGGTCTCCCTGGCGATGTCGTGGATGTCGGTGCTGATCGGGCTCAAGGCGTCCAGTCCGGAGAAGGTGCAGATGATCTCCTTCTCGACGATGATGCCGCTCACGTTCACCAGCAGCGCTCTCGTGCCCTCGGACACCTTCCCCGGCTGGCTGCGGACCTGGTCCGACATCAACCCCGTCACGCACCTGGCCGACGCCATCCGCGGCCTGCTGATCGGCGGAGAGGTCGCCGGGTCCACCCTCGTCTCGCTGCTCTGGGCGGCCGGTTTCGCCGTGGTCTTCGCGCCTCTGGCGATCCTCGCGTTCCGCAGTCGCGTCTAA
- a CDS encoding ATP-binding cassette domain-containing protein encodes MRYAIQAEGLVKRYGETRALDGVDLVVPQGRLLGVLGPNGAGKTTAVRILATLLKPDEGTASVGGFDVTRQAHQVRLLIGLTGQYAAVDEMLTGVENLMMIGRLLGLSRADSKARSAELLERFDLTAAGGRATKTYSGGMRRRLDLAASLVGRPQVLFLDEPTTGLDPRSRTELWSVVRGLMADGVTVLLTTQYLEEADQLADDIVVFDHGKVIASGTSDELKATTGAQVLEVRPLQAGHLDLVAKVLGDVLGEAPSLTGGKAVTSVHDPAVVPVIVRRLDDLGIVATELALRKSSLDEVFLALTGHPAEAEPTSETKKEALI; translated from the coding sequence AAGCGATACGGGGAGACCCGGGCCCTCGACGGGGTGGATCTCGTCGTGCCGCAGGGGCGGCTGCTCGGAGTCCTCGGACCGAACGGGGCGGGCAAGACCACCGCCGTGCGCATTCTGGCGACACTGCTGAAACCCGACGAGGGCACGGCCTCGGTCGGCGGGTTCGACGTGACCAGACAGGCCCATCAGGTGCGATTACTGATCGGCCTCACGGGCCAGTACGCCGCGGTGGACGAGATGCTCACCGGCGTGGAGAACCTGATGATGATCGGCCGCCTGCTCGGCCTGTCGAGGGCCGACTCCAAAGCACGGTCGGCCGAGCTGCTGGAGCGATTCGACCTCACGGCCGCCGGCGGACGGGCGACCAAGACCTACTCGGGCGGCATGCGCCGCCGCCTGGACCTGGCGGCGAGCCTGGTGGGGCGGCCTCAGGTGCTGTTCCTCGACGAGCCGACCACCGGGCTCGACCCTCGCAGCCGCACCGAGCTGTGGAGCGTCGTGCGCGGCCTGATGGCCGACGGGGTGACGGTGCTGCTCACCACCCAGTATCTGGAGGAGGCGGACCAGCTCGCCGACGACATCGTGGTCTTCGACCACGGCAAGGTGATCGCCTCCGGCACCTCCGACGAGCTGAAGGCGACCACCGGGGCACAGGTCCTGGAAGTCCGTCCGCTCCAGGCCGGCCACCTCGACCTGGTCGCCAAGGTGCTCGGCGACGTCCTGGGCGAGGCTCCGAGCCTCACCGGCGGAAAGGCCGTGACCTCCGTGCACGACCCCGCGGTCGTGCCCGTCATCGTGCGCCGCCTCGACGACCTCGGCATCGTCGCGACCGAGCTGGCGCTGCGCAAGTCCAGCCTCGACGAGGTGTTCCTGGCCCTCACCGGGCACCCCGCGGAAGCCGAACCGACCTCCGAGACGAAAAAAGAGGCCCTCATATGA